The following coding sequences lie in one Micromonospora sp. R77 genomic window:
- a CDS encoding molybdopterin oxidoreductase family protein, which translates to MPETSATRTAYRTCPLCEATCGLTLTITDDRVTHARGDREHVFSHGFVCPKGAAFPQLLDDPDRLRRPLLRVDGTLREVGWAEAFAAVEAGLGAARAGGRDAVAVYLGNPNVHTMAGGLYVGPLVRALGTRNVFSASTVDQMPKHVSSGYLYGDPNAIPVPDLDRTDLLVLLGANPWESNGSLCTAPDFPGRLRALQARGGRFLVVDPRRTRTAAAADEHLPIRPGTDALLLFAVVHTLFAEDLVRLGPLAAHVTGVDEVRELASAFAPERVADRCAVPAPRIRRLARELVAAPTAAVYGRLGTSTVAFGTLTSWLVDVVNVLTGNLDRPGGAMFPLAAHQRTRAAGPGKGFRTGRWTSRVRGLPEVKGELPVATLADEITTPGPGQVRALVTVAGNPVLSTANSERLDRALASLDFMVSVDPYLNETTRHADVVLPPPDPARAGHYDFAFLTLAVRNVASYSPPALPLEPDSLDECDILARLTLIAAGQGTDADPQGLHEQLLGQVLAEAAEELDRPAAELRALVVGERPAERLLDARLRRGPYGDLFGRRPDGLCLTRLLDHPHGIDLGPLRSRLPEVLRTPSGTVELCPPPIAADVARLRDARDAPPEGFVLVGRRHLRSNNSWMHNVPALVKGRDRCTLQIHPEDAAKLGLSTGDAARVSSRVGSLVVAVEPTADTMPGVVSLPHGWGHDVPGTRQSVARAHPGVNSNVLADSTAVDPLSGNTVLNGIPVRVEPA; encoded by the coding sequence ATGCCGGAGACGTCCGCGACGCGCACCGCGTACCGCACCTGTCCGCTCTGCGAGGCCACCTGCGGCCTGACCCTGACCATCACCGACGACCGGGTGACCCACGCCCGCGGCGACCGGGAGCACGTGTTCAGCCACGGCTTCGTCTGCCCGAAGGGTGCGGCGTTCCCGCAGCTGCTCGACGATCCGGACCGGCTGCGCCGGCCGCTGCTGCGGGTCGACGGCACGCTGCGCGAGGTCGGCTGGGCCGAAGCCTTCGCCGCCGTCGAGGCGGGACTGGGCGCCGCCCGTGCCGGCGGTCGGGACGCGGTCGCCGTCTACCTGGGCAACCCGAACGTGCACACGATGGCCGGCGGCCTCTACGTGGGCCCGCTGGTCCGGGCGCTCGGCACCCGCAACGTCTTCTCCGCCAGCACCGTCGACCAGATGCCCAAGCACGTCTCCTCGGGCTACCTCTACGGCGACCCGAACGCCATCCCGGTGCCCGACCTGGACCGCACCGACCTGCTGGTGCTGCTCGGCGCGAACCCCTGGGAGTCCAACGGCAGCCTCTGCACCGCCCCCGACTTCCCCGGCCGGCTCCGGGCGTTGCAGGCGCGCGGCGGCCGGTTCCTGGTGGTCGACCCCCGGCGCACCCGGACCGCCGCCGCCGCGGACGAGCACCTGCCGATCCGGCCCGGCACCGACGCGCTGCTGCTCTTCGCCGTCGTGCACACCCTCTTCGCCGAGGACCTGGTGCGGCTCGGCCCGCTGGCGGCGCACGTCACCGGCGTCGACGAGGTGCGGGAGCTGGCCTCGGCGTTCGCCCCGGAGCGGGTCGCCGACCGGTGCGCGGTGCCCGCGCCGCGCATCCGCCGTCTCGCCCGCGAGCTGGTCGCCGCCCCCACCGCCGCCGTGTACGGGCGCCTCGGCACCAGCACGGTCGCCTTCGGCACCCTGACGAGCTGGCTGGTCGACGTGGTCAACGTGCTGACCGGCAATCTGGACCGGCCGGGCGGGGCGATGTTCCCGCTCGCCGCCCACCAGCGCACCCGCGCCGCCGGTCCGGGCAAGGGGTTCCGCACCGGACGCTGGACCAGCCGGGTGCGGGGCCTGCCGGAGGTGAAGGGTGAGCTGCCGGTCGCCACGCTGGCCGACGAGATCACCACGCCGGGACCGGGTCAGGTCCGGGCGCTGGTCACGGTCGCCGGCAACCCGGTGCTCTCCACCGCGAACAGCGAACGGCTGGACCGGGCGCTCGCCTCGCTCGACTTCATGGTCAGCGTCGACCCCTACCTGAACGAGACCACCCGGCACGCCGACGTGGTGCTCCCGCCGCCCGACCCGGCCCGGGCCGGACATTACGACTTCGCGTTCCTCACCCTGGCGGTGCGGAACGTGGCCAGCTATTCGCCGCCCGCGCTTCCCCTGGAGCCCGACAGCCTCGACGAGTGCGACATCCTCGCCCGGCTCACCCTGATCGCCGCCGGGCAGGGCACCGACGCCGACCCGCAGGGCCTGCACGAGCAGCTGCTCGGCCAGGTGCTCGCCGAGGCGGCGGAGGAGCTGGACCGGCCGGCGGCCGAGCTGCGGGCGCTGGTCGTGGGGGAGCGGCCCGCCGAACGCCTCCTCGACGCGCGGCTGCGCCGCGGCCCGTACGGCGACCTGTTCGGGCGGCGACCGGACGGCCTCTGCCTGACCCGGCTCCTCGACCACCCCCACGGCATCGACCTCGGGCCGCTGCGGTCCCGCCTGCCGGAGGTGCTGCGGACGCCGAGCGGCACCGTCGAGCTCTGCCCGCCGCCGATCGCCGCCGACGTGGCCCGGCTCCGCGACGCCCGGGACGCGCCGCCGGAGGGCTTCGTCCTCGTCGGCCGCCGGCACCTGCGTTCGAACAACAGCTGGATGCACAACGTGCCGGCGTTGGTGAAGGGGCGGGACCGCTGCACCCTGCAGATCCACCCCGAGGACGCGGCGAAGCTCGGGCTGTCCACCGGGGACGCCGCGCGGGTCTCCTCGCGGGTCGGGTCACTCGTGGTGGCCGTCGAACCGACCGCCGACACCATGCCCGGCGTGGTCAGCCTGCCGCACGGGTGGGGCCACGACGTGCCGGGCACCCGGCAGTCCGTGGCCCGGGCACATCCCGGCGTCAACAGCAACGTGCTCGCCGACTCCACGGCGGTCGACCCGCTCTCCGGCAACACCGTGCTCAACGGCATCCCGGTCCGCGTGGAACCCGCCTGA
- a CDS encoding GGDEF domain-containing protein, with protein sequence MSERRRRMALSAALHVVSHALAIVYCLVTLGEPHRSLMLTAFGCGMAAGILGLWAARTVTTKAVGYRVSFSILLVTLVVVALGAYWDGGAASPASLGFVSTAVFVASYTPPLRLMIAFEALILGSYLAVAAAGQPPRPGHVFLYVGGILLLTSVCAAQARIVARQRTQLRSLASLDPLTGALNRRGLADFAGPLFRGCRPPELSLLCLDLDDFKLVNDRLGHAAGDALLQRTVAAVREVLRADDAVARIGGDEFVVVLVDAPEPTARSIALRIDETVRELTGVSIGWATAPHDGVTLEALLRVADQRLYRVKQERRRAGGASSCVGHAVTTGRPDPF encoded by the coding sequence ATGAGTGAGCGTCGGCGGCGGATGGCGCTCAGCGCGGCGCTGCACGTCGTCTCCCACGCGCTCGCCATCGTCTACTGCCTCGTCACGCTCGGCGAACCGCACCGGAGCCTCATGCTCACCGCCTTCGGCTGCGGGATGGCGGCCGGCATCCTGGGGCTGTGGGCGGCGCGGACGGTCACCACGAAGGCCGTCGGATACCGCGTCTCGTTCTCGATCCTGCTGGTCACGCTCGTCGTGGTGGCGTTGGGCGCGTACTGGGACGGCGGCGCCGCCTCGCCGGCCAGCCTAGGGTTCGTGAGCACGGCCGTGTTCGTCGCCAGCTACACGCCGCCGCTGCGGCTGATGATCGCGTTCGAGGCGCTCATCCTCGGTTCCTACCTCGCCGTCGCCGCCGCCGGGCAGCCGCCGCGACCCGGTCACGTCTTCCTCTACGTCGGCGGCATTCTCCTGCTCACCTCCGTCTGCGCCGCCCAGGCGCGGATCGTGGCGCGGCAGCGTACGCAGTTGCGCTCCCTCGCGTCGCTGGACCCGTTGACCGGGGCCCTGAACCGGCGCGGCCTCGCGGACTTCGCCGGACCGTTGTTCCGGGGTTGCCGCCCGCCCGAGCTCTCCCTGCTCTGCCTGGACCTGGACGACTTCAAGCTGGTCAACGACCGCCTCGGCCACGCGGCCGGCGACGCGTTGCTGCAACGGACGGTGGCGGCGGTGCGGGAGGTGCTGCGCGCCGACGACGCCGTCGCGCGGATCGGCGGCGACGAGTTCGTGGTCGTGCTGGTGGACGCCCCGGAACCCACCGCGCGGAGCATCGCGCTCCGCATCGACGAAACGGTCCGGGAGCTGACCGGGGTGAGCATCGGCTGGGCCACCGCCCCGCACGACGGGGTCACCCTGGAGGCGCTGCTGCGGGTCGCGGACCAGCGCCTCTACCGGGTCAAGCAGGAGCGCCGTCGCGCCGGCGGAGCCTCGTCGTGCGTCGGGCACGCCGTCACGACCGGCCGCCCGGACCCCTTCTGA